From Scomber scombrus chromosome 9, fScoSco1.1, whole genome shotgun sequence, one genomic window encodes:
- the LOC133985656 gene encoding uncharacterized protein LOC133985656, which translates to MTRDTFIELCDVLEPLVAPDVSCPREAVPTRKRVAIALYKLATCSEYRVIGETFGVSKTTVHRCVYGVCQAICSKLMKRKISLPDVDEALEIAQRNYESHTVKYPRSTVQSMGLTYLRAPSDGYRDYRKVWISIVLQAVVDDQLTIRDICVGSPGCAHDAAVFATSHLFRYPAKHPQAIKDIEGVRVPLLLAGDPAYPLLPWVMKGFSGPNLTATQETFNEHLSAIRVKVEHAFGHLKARWRVLSKQSDIDYNFMPVVVAACCVLHNICEKKKQQLPPAALHPAVPHAQQP; encoded by the exons ATGACCCGGGACACGTTCATTGAGCTTTGCGATGTTCTTGAACCTCTTGTGGCACCAGATGTGTCATGCCCCCGGGAGGCTGTTCCTACTCGGAAGCGAGTGGCTATTGCCCTTTATAAACTAGCAACCTGCTCTGAGTACAGGGTAATAGGTGAAACGTTTGGTGTCAGCAAAACCACCGtacacaggtgtgtgtatggGGTTTGCCAAGCTATATGCAGCAaactgatgaaaagaaaaatcagtttGCCAGACGTGGATGAGGCCCTGGAGATTGCACAACGTAATTATGagtcacatacagtaaaatacCCCAGGTCTACGGTACAATCGATGGGTCTAACATACCTTCGTGCCCCAAGTGATGGCTATCGCGACTACAGGAAGGTTTGGATATCAATTGTCCTGCAGGCTGTCGTTGATGATCAATTAACGATCAGGGACATCTGTGTGGGATCACCTGGATGCGCTCATGATGCTGCTGTGTTTGCCACATCACATCTGTTTAG ATATCCAGCTAAACACCCCCAAGCGATAAAGGACATAGAAGGAGTCCGAGTGCCACTACTCCTCGCTGGTGACCCTGCATACCCACTACTACCCTGGGTCATGAAGGGCTTCTCTGGTCCCAATTTGACAGCTACACAAGAGACTTTCAATGAACACTTAAGTGCCATCCGTGTGAAAGTTGAGCATGCCTTTGGACACCTGAAGGCGAGATGGCGTGTCCTGTCCAAGCAGTCTGATATAGACTATAATTTCATGCCAGTGGTGGTGGCCGCATGTTGTGTTCTACATAACATatgtgagaagaaaaaacagcagctaCCACCTGCAGCATTACATCCTGCAGTACCCCATGCTCAACAGCCCTAG